In Haloimpatiens massiliensis, the following are encoded in one genomic region:
- a CDS encoding H-type small acid-soluble spore protein: protein MDYSRAKQIINAKNNIPVYYKNTPIWIEELDKDKGTAEVKNLNTDNYMVVPVKTLNELNLK from the coding sequence TTGGATTACTCTAGAGCAAAACAAATTATAAATGCCAAAAACAATATACCTGTATATTATAAAAATACCCCTATATGGATAGAGGAATTAGATAAAGATAAAGGTACAGCAGAAGTTAAGAACTTAAATACAGATAATTACATGGTAGTTCCTGTAAAAACTCTAAATGAATTAAATTTAAAGTAA
- a CDS encoding carbon starvation CstA family protein: protein MNSIVLIVSAIIIFLLAYKSYGGWLLKKWGVDSNRPTPAHTRNDGVDYVPAKAPILLGHHFASIAGAGPIVGPIAASIFGWVPVFLWIVIGSIFFGGVHDMGSLFTSVRYEGKSVGEVIEHTMGKRGKRLFAIFAWLTLLLVVAAFTNICANTFVSVPSAASSSLLFMVLAIVFGVCVYRRGFGLGVSTVIGVILLFACIWLGMKFPLSLSKSTWLIILLIYIFIASVTPVWILLQPRDYLNSFLLYAMMIGGFIGIVIMHPDIKLAPVTSFNVGGQYLFPMLFVTVACGAISGFHSLVGSGTSSKQLDNEHDVKLIGYGSMLIEGVLAVVAIITAAYISKGELSVLLKDGGPVNVFSTGLGTFMSSFGIPLKAGKSFTALAISAFALTSLDTATRLGRFIFQEFFESYKTSDGKANPLTNRFVSTAVTVVLGGVLTFKGWEAIWPLFGSANQLLAALALLSLAVWLKKCGKEHKMATIPMIFMFAVTLAALGLMIKDNLKLVVAGQFSKYGVLLIFSVLLTILSIVLIVEAIKSLNNKNASVEENFKG from the coding sequence ATGAATTCTATTGTTTTAATTGTAAGTGCAATAATAATATTTTTACTAGCTTATAAGTCTTATGGTGGATGGCTCTTAAAGAAGTGGGGAGTGGATTCTAATAGACCTACACCAGCTCACACAAGAAATGATGGTGTTGACTATGTGCCAGCTAAGGCTCCGATATTGTTAGGTCATCATTTTGCATCTATAGCAGGTGCAGGACCTATAGTAGGACCTATTGCTGCATCTATATTTGGCTGGGTACCTGTGTTTTTATGGATAGTTATTGGTAGTATATTTTTTGGTGGCGTTCATGATATGGGTTCATTGTTTACTTCTGTAAGATATGAAGGTAAATCTGTAGGTGAAGTTATAGAACATACTATGGGAAAAAGAGGTAAAAGGTTGTTTGCTATTTTTGCGTGGCTTACACTATTGTTGGTAGTAGCAGCATTTACTAATATATGTGCAAATACATTTGTATCAGTTCCATCAGCAGCAAGTTCTTCTTTATTATTTATGGTTTTAGCAATTGTATTTGGAGTGTGTGTTTATAGAAGAGGATTTGGGCTTGGAGTAAGTACTGTAATAGGAGTTATCTTGTTATTTGCATGTATATGGCTTGGAATGAAATTTCCTCTTAGCCTATCAAAGTCTACATGGCTTATAATACTATTAATTTATATATTTATTGCATCTGTAACACCAGTATGGATATTATTACAACCTAGAGATTACTTAAACTCATTTTTACTATATGCCATGATGATTGGCGGATTTATTGGAATAGTAATAATGCATCCAGATATTAAATTAGCACCTGTAACATCTTTTAATGTTGGGGGGCAATATTTATTCCCTATGCTATTTGTAACAGTTGCCTGTGGTGCTATATCAGGATTTCACTCTTTGGTTGGCTCAGGAACATCTTCTAAACAACTGGATAATGAACATGATGTAAAACTTATAGGTTATGGGTCCATGCTTATTGAAGGAGTTTTAGCAGTAGTTGCAATTATAACAGCAGCATATATCTCTAAGGGAGAGCTTTCAGTGCTTCTTAAAGATGGTGGTCCTGTAAATGTATTCTCCACAGGCCTCGGAACTTTCATGTCTAGTTTTGGAATACCACTTAAGGCAGGAAAAAGCTTTACTGCTCTTGCAATTTCAGCTTTTGCATTAACTAGTTTAGATACAGCTACAAGACTTGGAAGATTTATATTCCAAGAATTCTTCGAGTCTTATAAAACTTCTGATGGAAAAGCTAATCCTTTAACTAATAGATTTGTTTCTACTGCAGTAACTGTGGTACTTGGTGGTGTATTGACATTTAAGGGCTGGGAAGCAATATGGCCACTATTTGGTTCAGCAAATCAATTATTGGCAGCACTTGCCTTATTATCACTAGCAGTATGGTTAAAGAAATGCGGCAAGGAGCACAAAATGGCTACTATACCAATGATATTTATGTTTGCGGTAACTTTAGCTGCATTGGGGTTAATGATAAAAGATAATTTAAAATTGGTAGTAGCGGGTCAATTTAGTAAGTATGGTGTTTTATTAATATTCTCAGTACTATTAACTATTTTATCTATAGTATTAATAGTAGAGGCTATAAAATCCTTAAATAATAAGAATGCTTCTGTAGAGGAAAATTTTAAAGGGTAA
- a CDS encoding NADH peroxidase — protein sequence MKKFVCTVCGYVYEGEEAPEKCPICGAAKDKFVEKKDEMSWADEHVIGVAKDVDPEVIEGLRANFTGECTEVGMYLAMSRQADREGFPEVAEAYKRIAFEEAEHAAKFAELLGEVVTNSTKENLQMRVDAEHGACQGKKDLATLAKKLNYDAIHDTVHEMCKDEARHGCAFKGLLNRYFK from the coding sequence ATGAAAAAATTTGTTTGTACAGTATGTGGATATGTTTATGAAGGAGAAGAAGCCCCAGAAAAATGCCCTATATGTGGAGCAGCAAAAGATAAATTTGTAGAGAAAAAGGATGAAATGTCTTGGGCAGATGAACATGTAATAGGAGTAGCTAAAGATGTAGATCCAGAAGTGATAGAAGGATTGAGAGCAAACTTTACTGGAGAATGTACAGAAGTTGGTATGTACCTTGCAATGAGTAGACAAGCTGATAGAGAGGGTTTCCCAGAAGTAGCAGAAGCATATAAGAGAATAGCTTTTGAAGAAGCTGAACATGCTGCTAAATTTGCTGAATTACTTGGAGAAGTTGTAACAAATAGTACTAAGGAAAACTTACAAATGAGAGTAGATGCAGAGCATGGAGCATGTCAAGGTAAGAAAGACTTAGCAACACTTGCTAAAAAGTTAAATTATGATGCAATACATGATACAGTTCATGAAATGTGCAAAGATGAAGCTCGTCACGGTTGTGCATTCAAAGGTTTATTGAACAGATATTTTAAATAA
- a CDS encoding HAD family hydrolase → MIKLVIWDMDGVIIDSEPVHHKISLATYKKYGINLTDEECMDLIGKSNKDIWSDLKEKYNLKDTVEDLTKQQLLQNVKYYNENGAEPIKGVVELLKELKENGIKTALASSSPMSFINLILDKLQIKEYFDLVLSGENFTKSKPDPQIFLVALDYFKVKPEEAVIIEDSNKGVIAAKRANINCVGFINKNSGNQDLSLADVQVEDLRSLCFEDLQNICVKRKISLE, encoded by the coding sequence TTGATTAAATTAGTTATATGGGATATGGATGGCGTTATAATAGATAGTGAACCTGTACATCATAAAATATCTTTAGCTACATACAAGAAATATGGAATAAATTTAACTGATGAAGAATGCATGGACTTAATCGGAAAAAGCAATAAGGATATTTGGAGTGATTTAAAAGAAAAATATAATTTAAAAGATACAGTGGAGGATTTAACCAAACAACAATTACTGCAAAATGTGAAATATTATAATGAAAATGGAGCGGAACCTATAAAAGGAGTAGTGGAGTTATTAAAAGAGTTAAAGGAAAATGGAATAAAAACGGCATTAGCATCGTCTTCACCAATGAGTTTTATAAATTTAATTTTAGATAAACTTCAAATTAAAGAATACTTTGATTTGGTATTAAGTGGAGAAAATTTTACTAAGAGTAAACCAGACCCACAAATATTCCTAGTAGCGTTAGATTATTTTAAGGTAAAACCAGAGGAAGCTGTTATTATAGAGGATTCAAATAAAGGGGTTATAGCTGCTAAAAGGGCAAATATAAATTGTGTAGGTTTTATAAATAAAAATTCTGGAAATCAAGATTTGAGTTTAGCGGATGTGCAAGTAGAGGATTTACGAAGTTTATGTTTTGAAGATTTACAAAATATTTGTGTTAAAAGAAAAATTAGTCTAGAATAA
- a CDS encoding ArsA family ATPase, with product MDKLFFFAGKGGVGKTTCSSAYALRLATQGKRTLLVSTDPAHSISDIFGKSIGKEIVNLQDNLDALEIDGDYESEKYINSIKVNLKNIVSPVILKEINSQLDAAYISPGTQESAIFDKMINIINEKSKEYDYIVFDTAPTGHTIRLLSLPELLGDWIKLLIGKREKILKLSSMAESNGKINKKSFSSDPILNVLNRRKESIDRAKDILLEGNKLNFIYVLNAERLPIEETKKAVNILKKYGITVDTLIVNRLLPTNIKEEFWLNKKNMELKYLEEIETIFSDKKIIKLSMLSKDMRCDNINEMATRIDI from the coding sequence ATGGATAAATTATTTTTTTTCGCAGGAAAGGGAGGGGTAGGTAAAACCACTTGCTCTTCAGCTTATGCATTGCGCTTAGCTACTCAAGGAAAAAGGACCTTATTGGTATCTACAGATCCAGCACATTCTATTTCAGATATATTTGGAAAGAGTATAGGAAAAGAAATTGTAAATTTGCAGGACAATTTAGATGCTTTAGAAATAGATGGGGATTATGAAAGTGAAAAATACATAAATAGTATAAAGGTGAATCTTAAGAATATAGTAAGTCCTGTTATATTAAAGGAAATAAATAGCCAATTAGATGCTGCATATATTTCACCGGGCACTCAGGAATCAGCTATATTTGATAAAATGATAAATATAATAAATGAAAAATCAAAGGAGTATGATTATATAGTATTTGATACAGCACCTACAGGTCATACTATTAGGCTTTTATCACTTCCAGAGTTATTAGGTGATTGGATAAAGTTATTAATTGGCAAAAGAGAAAAGATATTAAAACTTTCCAGCATGGCTGAAAGTAATGGAAAGATAAATAAAAAAAGTTTTAGCAGTGATCCTATATTAAATGTATTAAATAGGAGAAAGGAAAGTATAGATAGGGCTAAGGATATATTATTAGAGGGTAATAAATTAAACTTTATATATGTACTAAATGCAGAGAGACTTCCTATAGAGGAAACTAAGAAAGCAGTAAATATATTGAAAAAATATGGCATAACTGTGGATACTCTTATAGTGAATAGGCTGCTTCCGACAAATATAAAGGAAGAGTTTTGGCTTAATAAAAAAAATATGGAATTAAAGTATTTAGAAGAAATAGAAACTATTTTTAGTGATAAAAAGATTATAAAATTATCAATGTTATCTAAGGATATGAGATGTGATAATATAAATGAAATGGCAACTAGAATAGATATATAG
- a CDS encoding iron-containing alcohol dehydrogenase family protein, which produces MKDFNYFMPTKIFYGENIVEKKKDIFKGFGEKALIVTGKNSAKKNGSLDDLTKVLKEENIEYFIFDKIEENPPMELAEEGAKIGKEENVDFIIGIGGGSPLDSAKGIGVLINNPQAKKEDLYSKTPMESIPVIAIPTTAGTGSEVTQYAIFTNHKEKTKKGFSHRVFPKIALLDAKYLMETPDNITINTGIDALSHIIEGYLSANANIISDALAKQGLTLFKACKDALYKKEFSYEIREKLMLMSTLGGMVIAQSGTSLPHGMGYALTYFHNIPHGRANGLLLKEYLGFCEDKEKVDIILNLMGMRDLNEFGDYLRTLLYCEISIGDEEINNYTDSMISNKAKLKNHPYEVKREDVYKIYKNSFI; this is translated from the coding sequence ATGAAGGATTTTAATTATTTCATGCCTACAAAGATTTTTTATGGAGAAAATATAGTAGAAAAAAAGAAGGATATATTTAAGGGATTTGGTGAAAAAGCTCTTATTGTTACAGGAAAAAATTCTGCAAAGAAAAATGGTTCTTTAGATGACTTAACTAAGGTTTTAAAAGAAGAAAATATAGAATACTTTATTTTTGATAAGATAGAAGAAAATCCACCTATGGAATTAGCTGAGGAAGGAGCCAAAATAGGAAAAGAGGAAAATGTAGATTTTATAATAGGTATAGGAGGGGGTTCTCCATTAGATTCAGCTAAGGGTATTGGCGTTTTAATAAACAATCCACAAGCTAAAAAGGAAGATTTATACTCAAAAACACCAATGGAATCCATTCCTGTAATAGCCATACCAACCACTGCGGGTACAGGTTCAGAAGTTACTCAATATGCTATTTTTACAAATCATAAGGAGAAGACTAAGAAAGGTTTTTCTCATAGGGTATTCCCTAAAATTGCCCTTTTAGATGCTAAGTATCTCATGGAAACACCAGATAACATTACTATAAATACTGGAATAGATGCTTTATCTCACATAATAGAAGGGTATTTATCTGCCAATGCCAATATAATAAGTGATGCTTTAGCAAAGCAGGGGCTTACATTATTTAAAGCTTGCAAAGATGCATTATACAAAAAAGAGTTTTCTTATGAAATAAGAGAAAAACTTATGTTAATGTCTACTTTAGGGGGAATGGTTATAGCTCAATCTGGTACATCTCTTCCTCATGGTATGGGATATGCACTTACATATTTCCACAATATACCTCATGGCAGGGCTAATGGACTTTTACTTAAAGAGTACTTAGGTTTCTGTGAAGATAAAGAAAAAGTTGACATTATACTTAATTTAATGGGCATGAGAGATTTAAATGAATTTGGAGATTATTTAAGAACTCTTTTATATTGTGAAATTTCTATAGGTGATGAGGAAATAAATAATTATACAGACAGCATGATAAGCAATAAAGCTAAGCTTAAAAATCACCCTTATGAAGTTAAGAGAGAAGACGTATATAAAATTTATAAAAATAGTTTTATATAG